The proteins below come from a single Chryseobacterium nepalense genomic window:
- a CDS encoding DUF4450 domain-containing protein, with protein sequence MRRKTIVAGLIALSSISHSFAQSKHWQNNERELHYKQDNGDFLLVNGKYRFNRALYGDNRASRIEAGDLPEFALYLPGMGGNLQFVIQKGNSIKKLIQADKIGTRYRPGSMLYEIKDPILGTGTLKLTVLAQAKEEGLVVKMETVNIDSSTKIYAVYGGASGTTFSRNGDIGADPESGFYLLPEYCLNNQFQVNKNQFQLNYINKKKEIQIVSGSFSNVSSLQQTDATTLEKLGEFTQNKTDKSPIVYASYSSQKQPIYIQIAKGKSAKKFSDEELKSIFNEAEKARLTLTNRIQLKTPDTDLNNFGANLAVAADGIWESPTFLHGAVAWRMRLNAWRGAYTADALSWHDRAKEHFESYANSQVLRPDSAPVEMDTMRHLARHEEKMGTSVFSSGYISRNPNDNSKPHHYDMNLVFFDQMFSHFNYTGDKEFLKKIWPTMVRHMDWEKRNFKRGDLYDAYAAIWASDALQYSGGKVTHTSAYNYRANREMAKLAKIIGENPQPYEQEADAILKAMKKELWIKNKGYFAEYKDALGNQIVHDQPGIWSIYHVSDAFILNEFEDYQNLQYINNHTPKIPITVKGADNKDYFTLATTNWQPYDWSINNVALAENLQTALAYWQAGRNAEAYQLWKGNLVESMYYGISPGNFEQLSHYDAFRGELYRDFADPIGVTSRTLTEGLFGVYPNLLENKISIKPGFPKEWNSAELKLPDWDYQFTRTSQKTKYLFKSKYQNPISLEMQIPVNYSNIKSVKVNGKNVDWKIKPNSILQPIIQFETPKAKDFKIEINYSGEEIKNEQTDFINYISESLQLNFDSKKKIKDVLDPQELIKTRNGNQFNLIQEERKGTFFVQVEQNGTTWWQPVNVDIRFTLETKWINKKLQIQSKSSNPINGKLIVNGLNKTFSIQKNQSATIEIPLNYLSKGTNSIELEYNGIKQNIEITDWEIENQGQFNNISLAPKYNEKVTEIFNQKYLSPRLKVPTLQLPWQGIGNWCYPLITAQIDDSGLMNKRKNNKVDFLGIPFLIDKSDKNIAFASQWDNYPDSIEIPVSGKGKKIYFLMAGSTNPMQSQIVNGKITVQYVDGSTSELELKNPMNWWPIEQDLFDDNFAFEIPDDKIPYRVKLKTGELYKGGTLSKYSSIKGFTDRQVDGGAATILDLPIDPNKELKSVKLTAVSNDVVIGMMSATVLK encoded by the coding sequence ATGCGTAGAAAGACCATTGTCGCCGGACTGATTGCTTTATCATCAATTTCACATTCTTTTGCCCAATCAAAACATTGGCAGAACAACGAGCGTGAATTGCATTACAAACAAGACAACGGCGATTTCTTATTGGTCAACGGGAAATACCGTTTCAATCGTGCGTTGTACGGAGACAACCGTGCATCAAGAATCGAAGCGGGAGATTTGCCGGAATTTGCATTGTATCTTCCCGGAATGGGCGGAAACCTTCAATTCGTTATTCAGAAAGGAAATTCAATCAAGAAATTAATTCAGGCTGATAAAATTGGAACCCGTTATCGTCCGGGTTCTATGTTATATGAAATCAAAGACCCGATTCTTGGAACCGGAACTTTGAAATTAACAGTTTTAGCGCAGGCTAAAGAAGAAGGTTTGGTTGTAAAAATGGAAACGGTAAACATAGATTCTTCAACAAAAATCTATGCGGTTTACGGCGGAGCAAGCGGAACGACTTTCAGCAGAAACGGCGACATCGGCGCAGACCCGGAATCCGGATTTTACCTGTTGCCTGAATATTGCCTGAACAATCAGTTTCAGGTTAATAAAAACCAGTTTCAACTCAATTATATAAATAAGAAAAAGGAAATTCAGATCGTCAGCGGAAGTTTTTCGAATGTCAGTTCCTTACAGCAAACCGATGCGACAACTTTAGAAAAATTGGGTGAGTTTACTCAAAATAAGACAGACAAATCACCGATTGTTTACGCTTCGTATTCTTCACAAAAACAACCGATTTACATTCAGATTGCAAAAGGAAAATCAGCTAAAAAATTTTCTGACGAAGAATTGAAAAGCATATTTAATGAAGCTGAAAAAGCTCGTTTAACATTAACGAATCGAATTCAGTTAAAAACTCCGGATACAGATCTGAATAATTTCGGCGCCAATTTAGCCGTTGCTGCGGATGGAATTTGGGAAAGTCCGACTTTCCTTCACGGCGCTGTTGCCTGGAGAATGCGTTTGAATGCCTGGAGAGGAGCTTACACTGCCGATGCTTTGAGCTGGCACGACCGGGCGAAAGAACATTTTGAAAGTTATGCCAATTCACAGGTTTTGAGACCCGATTCTGCGCCTGTGGAAATGGATACGATGCGCCATCTAGCCCGTCACGAGGAGAAAATGGGAACTTCGGTTTTTTCAAGCGGATATATTTCCAGAAATCCGAATGACAATTCAAAACCGCATCATTACGATATGAATCTGGTGTTTTTTGACCAGATGTTTTCGCATTTCAATTACACGGGAGACAAAGAATTTCTGAAAAAAATATGGCCGACGATGGTTCGACATATGGATTGGGAAAAACGAAATTTCAAACGTGGCGATTTGTATGATGCGTATGCGGCGATTTGGGCGAGCGATGCGCTTCAATATTCGGGTGGAAAAGTGACGCACACTTCGGCATATAACTACAGAGCCAACCGTGAAATGGCGAAACTGGCGAAAATTATTGGCGAAAATCCTCAACCTTATGAACAGGAAGCTGATGCGATTTTAAAGGCAATGAAAAAAGAACTTTGGATTAAAAACAAAGGTTATTTTGCTGAATATAAAGATGCTTTGGGAAATCAAATTGTTCACGACCAACCGGGAATCTGGTCGATTTATCACGTTTCTGATGCATTTATTTTGAATGAATTTGAGGATTATCAGAATTTACAGTACATCAATAATCACACTCCGAAAATTCCGATTACAGTAAAAGGTGCCGATAATAAAGACTATTTTACATTAGCAACGACCAATTGGCAACCTTACGACTGGTCGATTAACAATGTCGCTTTGGCGGAGAATTTACAGACTGCTTTGGCGTATTGGCAAGCCGGAAGAAATGCTGAGGCATACCAACTTTGGAAAGGAAATCTGGTGGAGTCGATGTATTACGGCATCAGCCCGGGGAATTTTGAGCAGCTTTCTCATTATGATGCGTTTCGTGGAGAATTGTACCGGGATTTTGCTGACCCGATTGGCGTTACTTCGAGAACATTGACAGAAGGACTTTTCGGGGTTTATCCGAATTTATTAGAAAATAAGATTAGCATCAAACCGGGATTTCCGAAAGAATGGAATTCTGCCGAACTGAAACTTCCGGATTGGGATTATCAGTTTACGAGAACTTCACAGAAAACCAAATATTTATTCAAATCAAAATATCAGAATCCAATTTCGTTGGAGATGCAGATTCCTGTGAATTATTCCAATATCAAATCGGTGAAAGTAAATGGTAAAAATGTGGATTGGAAAATTAAACCAAATTCTATTTTACAGCCAATTATTCAGTTTGAAACTCCCAAAGCGAAAGATTTTAAAATTGAAATCAATTATTCGGGAGAAGAAATTAAAAACGAACAGACCGATTTCATTAATTATATTTCTGAAAGTCTTCAGCTAAATTTCGATTCAAAAAAGAAAATTAAAGATGTTCTTGACCCACAGGAATTGATTAAAACTCGTAACGGAAATCAATTTAATTTGATTCAGGAAGAAAGAAAAGGAACTTTTTTCGTTCAGGTCGAGCAAAACGGTACAACTTGGTGGCAGCCTGTAAATGTAGATATTCGTTTTACGTTGGAGACAAAATGGATCAATAAAAAGCTTCAGATTCAGTCAAAATCTTCCAATCCAATTAATGGAAAACTGATTGTTAATGGTTTAAACAAAACTTTTTCGATTCAAAAAAATCAAAGTGCAACGATTGAAATTCCCCTCAATTATTTAAGCAAAGGAACCAATTCTATCGAGCTTGAATACAACGGAATTAAACAAAATATTGAAATCACGGATTGGGAAATTGAAAATCAGGGTCAATTTAACAACATTTCATTAGCTCCAAAATATAATGAAAAAGTAACAGAGATTTTCAATCAGAAATACCTTTCCCCAAGATTAAAAGTCCCTACTCTGCAGCTTCCTTGGCAAGGAATTGGGAATTGGTGTTATCCATTGATTACTGCTCAAATAGATGACAGTGGGTTGATGAATAAAAGAAAAAATAACAAAGTTGATTTCCTTGGAATTCCTTTTTTAATTGATAAATCAGATAAAAATATTGCCTTTGCAAGTCAGTGGGACAATTACCCGGATTCGATTGAAATTCCGGTTTCAGGAAAAGGCAAAAAAATCTATTTCCTGATGGCCGGCTCTACCAATCCGATGCAGTCGCAGATTGTGAATGGAAAAATTACGGTTCAATATGTTGATGGTTCAACTTCGGAATTAGAATTGAAAAATCCGATGAACTGGTGGCCGATTGAGCAGGATTTGTTTGATGATAATTTTGCGTTTGAAATTCCGGATGATAAAATTCCGTATCGTGTCAAATTGAAAACGGGTGAATTGTACAAAGGTGGAACATTAAGTAAATATTCGAGTATCAAAGGATTTACAGACCGGCAGGTTGATGGCGGTGCGGCAACAATTCTGGATTTGCCGATTGACCCTAATAAAGAATTGAAATCTGTAAAACTAACGGCAGTCAGCAACGATGTAGTGATTGGAATGATGAGTGCGACGGTTTTAAAATAA
- a CDS encoding alpha/beta hydrolase, whose amino-acid sequence MKKLLLFLCFLMVNLIIAQEKIILWPKGQMPNSKGLQLKTEEKDGRIIQIKEPELFAFLPPKEERKPMAVIVIPGGGYYKLTYDLGGYQIAKWFNTLGISAFVLNYRLPISPDVKQREIAPLQDIQAAIKYIRKNAEQYGISPEQIGVIGTSAGGHLAASVSNIATDYTELKDGWTSISTIPNFAILISPVIDLGEFAHVGSRKSLLGENASPEKISEYSMQNRVTEKTPPTILFHAQNDKTVPVMNSLLYYQAMTKNKVKGSLFIFLEGEHKIGITNKSELTDNWKKLCSDWLKTLFPNK is encoded by the coding sequence ATGAAAAAACTGTTATTGTTTCTGTGTTTTCTAATGGTAAACTTAATCATTGCACAGGAGAAAATCATTTTGTGGCCAAAAGGCCAGATGCCAAACTCCAAAGGATTACAGTTAAAAACTGAAGAAAAGGACGGACGAATTATACAGATAAAAGAACCCGAATTATTTGCCTTTCTGCCTCCAAAAGAAGAAAGAAAACCAATGGCGGTCATTGTGATTCCCGGAGGAGGCTATTACAAACTGACGTATGATCTGGGTGGTTACCAGATTGCAAAATGGTTCAACACCTTAGGAATTTCTGCTTTTGTCCTGAATTACAGATTACCGATTTCTCCTGATGTAAAACAGCGGGAGATTGCTCCGTTGCAGGATATTCAGGCGGCAATAAAATACATAAGAAAAAATGCAGAACAATACGGAATTTCACCGGAGCAGATCGGTGTGATCGGAACTTCAGCCGGCGGACATCTGGCCGCATCTGTAAGCAATATCGCTACGGATTACACAGAACTGAAGGACGGCTGGACCTCCATTTCCACCATTCCTAATTTTGCAATTTTAATTTCTCCCGTTATCGATTTGGGAGAATTTGCGCACGTGGGAAGTCGCAAGAGCTTGTTGGGTGAAAATGCTTCTCCGGAAAAAATCAGCGAATATTCTATGCAAAACAGAGTGACCGAAAAAACACCGCCCACCATTCTCTTTCACGCGCAAAATGATAAGACAGTTCCGGTGATGAACAGCCTTCTTTATTATCAGGCAATGACAAAAAACAAGGTGAAAGGTTCATTATTTATTTTCCTGGAAGGCGAACATAAAATCGGAATCACAAACAAATCAGAATTAACCGATAACTGGAAGAAACTTTGTTCCGATTGGCTGAAAACATTATTTCCGAACAAATAA
- a CDS encoding glycoside hydrolase family 88/105 protein: MKFINDKIKILVFTILHTGIMQTSAQPAIHNKAETAKAQSGNVVPINLKWSERMLLSEMHRFPESWMLDFSKSPKWTYPSAIVLDGAEQLYAKTGKKEYYDYISSFGDKLVSEDGTILTYELEKYNIDLLNSGNVLLYLYEKEKKEKYLKALQTLRLQITGQPRTNEGSFWHKKIYPYQVWLDGLYMGMPFYAHYTKDFSKGNDAAKAYDDIIFQFDSVQKNLLDKKTGLLYHAWDESKKEAWADKESGLSPNFWGRAMGWYGMAMVDVLDYLPQNHPGRARLISYIKSFSDAIIKVQDKNSGLWYQVLDKPLENGNYEEATASAMFVYTMIKAVNKGYLPQSYKVYAKKGYHGIIKNLITVDENGVVNLNKCCAVAGLGGKPYRDGSYEYYVNEKIRSNDAKGTGPFILASIEFEKKDHQ, from the coding sequence ATGAAGTTCATCAATGATAAAATAAAAATCCTGGTCTTCACAATTCTTCATACAGGAATAATGCAGACATCAGCTCAGCCTGCAATTCACAACAAAGCTGAAACGGCAAAAGCACAATCCGGCAATGTTGTACCCATAAATCTGAAATGGTCAGAAAGAATGCTGCTTTCCGAAATGCATCGGTTTCCGGAATCCTGGATGCTTGATTTCAGCAAAAGTCCGAAATGGACTTACCCTTCAGCCATTGTACTGGACGGTGCCGAACAGCTCTATGCAAAAACCGGCAAAAAAGAATACTACGACTATATCAGCAGCTTCGGAGATAAGCTTGTTTCAGAAGACGGGACAATACTTACTTACGAACTGGAAAAATATAATATCGATCTTCTCAATAGCGGAAACGTATTGCTTTATCTTTATGAAAAAGAGAAAAAAGAAAAATACCTTAAGGCACTTCAAACTCTTCGTTTACAAATCACCGGTCAGCCAAGGACTAATGAAGGTTCTTTCTGGCATAAAAAAATATATCCATATCAGGTCTGGCTGGACGGGCTTTATATGGGAATGCCTTTCTACGCTCATTACACAAAAGATTTCTCAAAAGGAAATGATGCCGCAAAAGCGTATGATGACATTATTTTCCAGTTTGATTCTGTTCAGAAAAATCTTTTAGACAAAAAAACAGGACTGCTGTATCATGCCTGGGACGAGAGTAAAAAGGAAGCCTGGGCTGATAAAGAGTCCGGATTATCTCCTAATTTCTGGGGCAGAGCGATGGGCTGGTACGGAATGGCTATGGTAGATGTTCTGGATTATTTACCCCAAAATCATCCCGGCAGAGCGAGATTAATTTCTTATATTAAATCTTTTTCAGACGCTATCATCAAAGTTCAGGACAAAAATTCCGGACTTTGGTATCAGGTTTTGGATAAACCTTTGGAAAACGGGAATTATGAAGAAGCAACTGCATCTGCAATGTTTGTCTATACAATGATAAAAGCCGTCAACAAAGGATATCTTCCCCAATCTTATAAAGTGTATGCTAAAAAAGGCTATCATGGAATTATTAAAAATTTAATCACAGTTGATGAAAACGGCGTTGTTAATCTCAACAAATGCTGTGCGGTTGCCGGTTTAGGAGGAAAGCCATACAGAGATGGTTCTTACGAATATTATGTGAATGAAAAGATCCGTTCTAACGATGCTAAAGGAACCGGACCCTTTATACTCGCCAGTATAGAGTTTGAAAAAAAAGATCATCAATAA
- a CDS encoding sigma-54-dependent transcriptional regulator has protein sequence MKIFLVDDDPFFAEMLKYYLQLNPDYNVHICNTGKECLSALYQAPDIICIDFGLPDLQGDELFTQIKNLYPDLPIIVISGQENIEVAVNFLKLGAKDYIVKNEHTKELLWNSIIRLKENISLKQEVKDLKDELGTKYAFEKTIIGQSESVKRIFSKINKALQSNINVSITGETGTGKEVVAKAIHYNSPRKNKPFIAVNMAAIPKELVESEFFGHEKGSFTGATERALGKFEQANGGTIFLDEIAELDLNIQSKLLRALQEREITRVGGTQKINLDVRVITATHKDLANEVKKGTFREDLYYRIIGLPIELPPLREREQDALILARHFIELFAKENKSKPLALSDEAKKKLLSYSFPGNVRELKSVIDLACVMADNGEIMAEDITFYNLEKKSENFLNGRKTLKEYTTDIIFHFLKKNNNDVIKTAKMLDIGKSTIYNLLSQTENKRTE, from the coding sequence ATGAAAATCTTTTTAGTTGATGATGATCCTTTCTTCGCGGAAATGCTTAAATATTACCTGCAGCTGAATCCCGATTATAATGTTCATATCTGCAACACCGGAAAGGAATGTCTTTCTGCACTTTACCAGGCTCCTGATATTATCTGTATTGATTTCGGATTACCTGATCTGCAGGGAGACGAACTGTTTACCCAAATTAAGAATTTATACCCCGATCTTCCGATTATCGTCATCAGTGGACAGGAAAATATTGAGGTAGCCGTTAATTTTTTAAAACTCGGTGCGAAAGATTATATCGTAAAAAACGAGCATACAAAAGAACTGCTCTGGAATTCAATCATCAGGCTCAAAGAAAATATTTCCCTAAAACAGGAGGTTAAAGATCTGAAGGATGAGCTCGGAACCAAATACGCCTTTGAAAAAACCATTATCGGCCAGAGCGAATCTGTGAAAAGAATCTTTTCAAAAATCAACAAAGCATTACAATCCAATATCAACGTTTCGATAACCGGCGAAACCGGTACAGGAAAGGAAGTTGTGGCTAAAGCAATTCATTATAATTCTCCCAGAAAAAACAAGCCGTTTATAGCGGTGAATATGGCTGCGATCCCGAAGGAGCTTGTCGAGAGCGAGTTTTTCGGGCATGAAAAAGGCTCATTTACAGGAGCAACAGAAAGAGCGTTAGGAAAATTTGAGCAGGCTAACGGCGGAACTATTTTTCTGGACGAGATTGCAGAACTTGATCTCAATATCCAGAGTAAACTGCTTCGTGCGCTTCAGGAAAGAGAGATTACCAGAGTCGGCGGAACCCAGAAAATAAACCTTGATGTACGTGTTATTACGGCAACACATAAAGATCTTGCTAATGAAGTTAAGAAAGGTACTTTCAGGGAAGATTTGTATTACCGGATTATCGGACTTCCGATTGAGCTTCCGCCGCTTCGCGAAAGAGAACAGGATGCCTTAATTCTCGCAAGACATTTTATCGAATTATTTGCAAAGGAAAATAAAAGCAAACCTTTAGCTTTGTCGGATGAGGCTAAAAAAAAACTTTTGTCATACAGTTTTCCGGGAAACGTAAGAGAGCTGAAATCGGTTATTGATCTGGCATGTGTAATGGCGGATAACGGGGAGATTATGGCAGAAGATATTACTTTTTATAACCTTGAAAAAAAATCGGAGAACTTCCTTAACGGCCGGAAAACACTGAAAGAATACACCACCGATATTATCTTCCATTTTCTGAAAAAAAATAATAATGATGTTATTAAAACAGCTAAAATGCTGGATATCGGGAAATCAACGATATACAATTTACTAAGCCAGACTGAAAATAAAAGAACAGAATAA
- a CDS encoding glycoside hydrolase family 28 protein — protein sequence MKKYILFLLFLVLSGTVSAQYKPWASAKQPLKEIKALKKQIKKPEFRKADYLITDFGAVGDGKTKNTEAFKKAIEKCNAEGGGRVVVPKGIFLTGAIYLKSNVELHLNDDSTILFSQDSNDYPIVFTRWEGMECMNYSSLIYAYEEENIAVTGKGTLDGNADNDNWWFWCGATKYGYNETRPGRQNPARAKLHEYMAQRKPARERIFGDGWYLRPNFVQPYKSKNFYMADVLVKNSPMWNLNPVLCENVLIERVKVISHGPNNDGFDPEACKNVWIKDSYFDTGDDCIAIKSGRDEDGRDIGKPAENHIVENCEMKDGHGGVVIGSEIAGGAKNIYAVGNVMDSKNLDRALRIKTSSSRGGIIENVFFYNTKVGAYKEAAVRFNMHYEKPGNHIPTIRNIWVENLTVEKGGKYAVFSDAYETSPVTDFTMINAKMVGVQIPYKVDYMKNVTLKNVTVNGKPLTELKP from the coding sequence ATGAAAAAATATATTCTGTTTCTTCTTTTTTTAGTTCTTTCCGGTACAGTTTCGGCTCAATATAAACCCTGGGCTTCCGCAAAACAGCCTTTAAAGGAAATCAAAGCTTTAAAAAAGCAAATCAAAAAACCAGAATTCAGAAAGGCGGATTATCTGATTACCGATTTCGGCGCAGTTGGCGACGGAAAAACAAAAAATACGGAAGCGTTCAAAAAAGCGATTGAAAAATGTAATGCTGAAGGCGGCGGAAGAGTTGTCGTTCCAAAAGGTATATTTTTAACGGGAGCTATTTATTTAAAAAGTAACGTCGAACTTCATTTAAATGATGATTCTACGATTTTATTCAGCCAGGACAGCAATGACTACCCTATCGTTTTCACGCGTTGGGAAGGAATGGAATGTATGAATTATTCATCTTTAATTTATGCTTACGAAGAGGAAAACATCGCCGTAACCGGAAAAGGAACATTGGACGGAAATGCAGATAATGACAACTGGTGGTTCTGGTGCGGTGCGACAAAATATGGTTACAATGAAACCCGTCCGGGAAGACAAAATCCGGCAAGAGCGAAACTTCACGAATATATGGCGCAGAGAAAACCTGCGAGAGAAAGAATTTTCGGGGATGGATGGTATTTGAGACCCAATTTCGTTCAGCCTTACAAGTCCAAGAACTTCTATATGGCAGATGTTTTGGTTAAAAATTCTCCGATGTGGAATCTGAATCCTGTGCTTTGTGAAAATGTTTTAATTGAAAGAGTAAAAGTCATCAGTCACGGGCCTAACAACGATGGATTCGATCCTGAAGCCTGTAAAAATGTATGGATTAAGGATTCTTATTTCGACACCGGGGATGACTGTATCGCCATCAAATCTGGAAGAGACGAGGACGGAAGAGACATCGGAAAACCTGCCGAAAACCATATCGTCGAAAACTGTGAAATGAAAGACGGTCACGGCGGAGTCGTTATCGGAAGCGAAATTGCTGGTGGAGCGAAAAATATTTATGCCGTTGGAAATGTAATGGATAGCAAAAACCTTGACAGAGCTTTGAGAATTAAAACCAGTTCAAGCCGTGGCGGAATCATCGAAAACGTATTTTTCTACAACACAAAAGTGGGCGCTTATAAAGAAGCGGCAGTGCGTTTCAATATGCATTATGAAAAGCCCGGAAATCACATTCCGACCATCAGAAATATCTGGGTCGAGAATCTAACTGTTGAAAAAGGCGGAAAATATGCTGTATTTTCTGATGCTTATGAAACTTCTCCTGTAACGGATTTCACGATGATTAATGCTAAAATGGTCGGCGTTCAGATTCCGTACAAAGTAGATTATATGAAAAACGTGACCTTAAAAAATGTAACTGTAAACGGAAAGCCTTTAACCGAGTTAAAACCCTAA
- a CDS encoding FIST signal transduction protein → MKVAELLYKNREWKLERNDENLNYENAQLVLAYGARNIIEDASFFMLIKEKFPNAEIVLSSSSGEIYDNDVYDDTVAVTILKFETAWLKTSQIDITNFPDSYQAGKVLMDKLPKKDLKWVFILSDGSSVNGSQLVEGLNSGRPENVLITGGLAGDGDHFEKTVVGLNAMAEPNKIVAIGFYGNNLVLSHSSLGGWESFGLEKTVTKSRHNILYEIDGKNALELYKKYLGKYAQDLPGSALLFPLSLTSGDHSYPVVRTILSVNENDKTMVFAGDLPEGSKVRFMKANIDRLVDAAHEAANQCLEICRKNPKMAIIISCVGRKLVLGDRTAEEVDMVKDVLGPDTLISGFYSYGEISPLRPFDNGVLHNQTITITTINEITQNGN, encoded by the coding sequence ATGAAAGTTGCCGAACTACTTTATAAGAACAGAGAATGGAAGCTTGAAAGGAATGATGAAAACCTTAACTACGAAAATGCTCAGCTTGTATTGGCTTACGGAGCAAGAAACATTATTGAAGATGCCTCTTTTTTTATGCTTATAAAAGAAAAATTTCCCAACGCGGAGATCGTTCTGTCCTCATCTTCTGGCGAAATTTACGACAATGATGTTTACGATGATACCGTAGCAGTAACCATACTCAAGTTTGAGACAGCCTGGCTGAAAACCTCCCAGATTGATATTACCAATTTCCCGGATAGCTATCAGGCCGGAAAAGTGCTTATGGACAAGCTTCCCAAAAAAGATCTCAAATGGGTCTTCATTTTGTCGGACGGAAGCAGTGTCAACGGAAGTCAGCTTGTTGAAGGTCTCAATTCCGGACGTCCTGAAAATGTTTTAATTACGGGAGGTCTGGCGGGCGACGGTGATCATTTTGAAAAAACGGTAGTAGGGTTAAATGCTATGGCAGAACCCAATAAGATTGTGGCCATAGGATTTTACGGCAACAATTTGGTATTGTCTCATTCTTCATTAGGGGGATGGGAAAGCTTCGGACTCGAAAAAACAGTTACAAAGTCCCGGCATAATATTCTTTATGAAATCGACGGAAAAAATGCTCTCGAGTTGTACAAAAAATATCTTGGGAAATATGCCCAGGATCTACCGGGATCAGCTTTACTTTTCCCGCTGTCGCTTACTTCAGGCGATCATTCTTATCCTGTGGTGAGAACGATTTTATCGGTAAATGAAAATGATAAAACGATGGTATTTGCAGGAGATCTTCCGGAAGGCAGCAAAGTGAGGTTCATGAAGGCCAATATAGACCGGCTGGTTGACGCAGCTCATGAGGCAGCCAACCAATGTCTTGAAATATGCCGCAAAAATCCTAAAATGGCAATCATCATCAGCTGTGTGGGCAGAAAGCTCGTTTTGGGAGACCGTACTGCAGAAGAAGTTGATATGGTAAAGGATGTTTTAGGTCCGGATACTTTAATTTCCGGGTTTTATTCTTACGGCGAAATATCACCGCTGCGACCTTTTGATAACGGTGTTTTACATAACCAGACCATTACCATTACCACCATTAACGAAATTACACAAAATGGAAATTGA